Part of the Triticum urartu cultivar G1812 chromosome 2, Tu2.1, whole genome shotgun sequence genome, ATACTATCCTATGTTGCTAACACAACCATATTATTTTGTAGACATGTTAACAATTCCATAATTTGTTTGTTTTTCGTCTATATTTCTCTATTATTCAAGGGTGTTTTAAGTTCTGGTCAGCAAACTGTTTTGTTTCCGTGTCCGCTCTGTATTCGCTCAGTGTCTGTTTCCGTATTCGTTTTCGGGGTTTCTGTATTCGTTTCCGCTTCTacaaaaaaaaatatgaaaacaAATATGATAGCACCCAGTTCCGTCCGTTTCTGCGCCGTTTTCATCCCTGCATCACAGTAGTACTAGCCTACTAGGAGCTGCATTCTTGGATATCTTTAACAAAAGTGATAGTGTTACCATTTATTTTGGATGTCTAATTACGTGCTAGACAACCCAGAAATATCCTGGCAGCTTGCAAATTTTAAACACTGCCTGCTAATTATTTTACCATGTGGCTCAAGCCTTTCTTAAGAATCTCCCTACCTCCTTCCGATCTTTGTATATTGACCACCTTTTGCTTACGGAGCATTTTCTTTGTTCAGGTCAAGGCGAAACTGGAAGCCAAACGTTCAGGAGAAACGTCTTTTCAGTTATATTCATGACCGACACATTAGAGTCAAAGTAACCACTCATGCACTGCGGTGCATTGACAAAGCTGGTGGGATCGATGAATACCTCCTGAAGACACCTTACAACAAAATGGATACTGAGATGGGAATAGCCTGGAAGGCAAAGATTGAGAAGATGTATTCAGAGCTAGCTGGGATGGAAGTTGGCTTCTTCCCTCCTGAGAAAGAGGCTAAGATAGAGCAGGGTTTCGAGGAGATTCGATCGGCCAAGAGAGAGTTCCGCAGCGAATCAAGAAGGGCTTTGGGTGTGGCAAAGCAGAGTCAGCTAGAAGCAACTAAAGCTGATGATGACGAAACAACTGAAGTCGTGGATACAAATGAAGAGGCGTCTGATGTCGCAGAGAAGTCTTAGCTTGGACCTGCGTGCCATTGTTAATGGTAAATGTGGTTCTGTAGCTTTTGTTTCAGGAATAATCATCATCCCTTTGTTGAACTTTACTTTATCCGCCAAATATGCTAACTGTTAGATATTGAAGACTTTGTTGGCATATCGGTGATAAATGACTTGCACAGTTCCACTCTGTTATACCTGAAAGTTTGAAATATGTTACTAGAAAAGGGATGCACAGTTGTTTTATTTAATTTATTTATATTTGACTCATTATTGGTCCATTTGAACCCTCTCCTTGTCATGGCAGACTGAAGTACTTTTAGGATATGCATTGTCTTGATGTCATCTTTCTCTTGTGATTTCAAGTCACATAAGGGCAAAAAATTGTCTGTATAGGTGTTACAACGAATTGTTAAATGTCATTTCCTTCATGCATTTTTTTGTATTGGGTACCTGGGTCTAATTATCTGATTCTCCATAAGACCATCATAagaaatactccctctgttcacttttataagaccttgaagacatttcagacaatgtgcaaaacagctCATTTtgagttgtctgaaacgacttacaaaagtgaacatAGGGAGTACTACATGTTGCACTTATTCACATACGACTACAACTTAAAAAATCAATTTCAGATGGGCCATTTTCTAGCCCAAAGTTATGTTAGAACTGAGATACTCCTTTTCTTGCAGATAAAAAAGGAAGAGAAACATTGATGTCCTTGACAAAACAATGGAAGGTTTTCATTTCATATAAACAGGGGAGAATATCTTGCAAGTCAATGACCCCTTTTTCTCAGAACACTGCAGTGTATCTTAGGCCTAACTGTCAAGGCTACCATCTACCCGGAGCACATCTCGGTGTTGCAATGACTTGTTAATTTCGTGGAAGTTTTGTACAAGCACTGAATTCTTAAGTGTCAGGATTGAGGTGTTCTCTTCTCAAGTCTTTCTAGCCCATTCAACTGAAATGTCGAAATAATATATTCGTGACAGGATAAACACTTATCAGCTGGAGTTGTAGCATTCGGTAGCTGATTTCTGTTACATCTCAAATACTTGGCACGTCATTGTTGTCATTGGTTTGGAACTTGTAGCCCTCTTTTGGAGATGTTGGTAGCTGTGGTTCTAGATTTAAGCCTGGCGGTATGTTTAGCTGGTCTTTGCTGTTCCCGTTGATCAAGCAGTTTGGGATATGTCCCGGATGACTAGGCTGATGCTTGTATGAACTTCTATATGGTTTTCTTAATGAAAATCGTGGGGAAACCCCTCTAAAAAAAAATTTGGCACGGTGTTTACTGACTGGGAATTAATATTAATAACTAAAAAAGCAAAAGAAGATTTGGATGAATTATTTGGTTGGACTAAACTGTGTACTCGTGGCTGTTGAGCTCTAACTGCAAGTTACTATTCGTTGTTACATCGGATTTGTGCGCAGTTTGTCTTAATGTTTACTCTTCATATGACTGATCTCAAGATAGAATCATACTTAAGTGCTTGTTGACATATTATCAACAGGGAAGTTACATTGCCGGCTTCcaaatatgaacaaacataaaagGCCTGAAAGCAACACGGCCATTATGCGGATCCATCTAGCCTAGCTTGGCGAGGACATCGCTGAGAACAGTCTTGGTCTCGCCGTAGTACTTCTCGGCCTCGGTGGGGCTCTTGATCTTGGCTGCATGGTCAAGCTGCAAACAAAATGGAGAAGCTCACACCTGTTAGTCCTGCAATTCTTCTTGAGAAAATGTTCAGGTTTGATGCAGTAAGAATTAAGATGGCCATGTTTCTGAAGAGACATAAGGTAATAGCTGAAATTGCGAGATGGTAGGTTTCTTACCCCGTCGAGGGTGGCGAAGAGCTTGCCGGTGAGGTCCTTGAGGTCCTTCTTCTCCTCCTTGGTGGTCTTGGAGGAGATGACGGTCTTGAGGTCGTAGCGCAGGTAGGAGGCCCTGAGGCGGAGGTCGTTCATGACGTACGGCCATTGCTTCTTGTCGATGAGCGGCTTGAGGTTGAGGATGTCCTGGGCCGACTCCTTGGCCcgcaccgccgcctccgccggtGGCAGCGGCTGCAGGTAGAACCGGTTCTTCAGGGGCAGGTCGAAGTCCCTTGCCTCGTCCGAGTTGTCCGTTCCGGCTGAACACACACACCCAAATCATCCATCAGATCAGGCGTAAAATTCTACTCCTTGCTATACTATATTATTATTGTGTAAAGCGAGTATAGATGATGTACGAGCGGCTGGAGGCACTCACGGAGTCCACCGGAGAGCGGCGGCGGGGGGCCAACCTTGATGGCCGCGACGGTGCCGGCGTGCACCACCTGAGCGAACGCGCTCCCGACGACTCC contains:
- the LOC125536764 gene encoding 54S ribosomal protein L24, mitochondrial-like; the encoded protein is MSFRAREIYKKVVRRVGGEGKLPAEVMDTVKNILPNSKVVMGRAKRGIFAGRHIQFGNKVSEDGGNKSRRNWKPNVQEKRLFSYIHDRHIRVKVTTHALRCIDKAGGIDEYLLKTPYNKMDTEMGIAWKAKIEKMYSELAGMEVGFFPPEKEAKIEQGFEEIRSAKREFRSESRRALGVAKQSQLEATKADDDETTEVVDTNEEASDVAEKS
- the LOC125536765 gene encoding oxygen-evolving enhancer protein 3, chloroplastic-like, with product MAQTMASMTGLSQGVRLPGPAGRRASRFTVRASSAEAEAAGRRAVLGLMASGVVGSAFAQVVHAGTVAAIKVGPPPPLSGGLPGTDNSDEARDFDLPLKNRFYLQPLPPAEAAVRAKESAQDILNLKPLIDKKQWPYVMNDLRLRASYLRYDLKTVISSKTTKEEKKDLKDLTGKLFATLDGLDHAAKIKSPTEAEKYYGETKTVLSDVLAKLG